From one Nodosilinea sp. FACHB-141 genomic stretch:
- the thrC gene encoding threonine synthase: MTLSVNPAATAVSRSLTAGLQPWPGLIEAYRSYLPVSDQTPVVTLCEGNTPLIPMPVLAQHIGKDVKVWVKYDGLNPTGSFKDRGMTMAISKAKEAGAEAVICASTGNTSAAAAAYARRGGMRAFVLIPDGYVALGKLAQALLYGAEVLAINGNFDDALTMVQELAKDYPITLVNSVNPYRLEGQKTGAFEIIDAMGDAPHWLCIPVGNAGNITAYWMGFCEYHQQRKCSRLPRMMGFQAAGAAPLVNGHVVRDPQTLATAIRIGNPASWTKAEAVRDASQGEFNAVTDAEILDAYRLLALEGVFCEPASAASVAGLLKVKDQVPAGINIVCVLTGNGLKDPDTAIAHSNNQVKGGLNPDPDILAKAMGF; this comes from the coding sequence GTGACCCTAAGCGTAAACCCAGCCGCCACCGCCGTTTCCCGCTCTCTCACCGCCGGGCTCCAGCCCTGGCCAGGTTTGATTGAGGCCTATCGATCCTATCTACCTGTTTCCGATCAGACCCCGGTGGTTACCCTGTGCGAGGGCAACACGCCGCTGATTCCCATGCCAGTCCTGGCTCAACACATCGGTAAAGATGTAAAGGTGTGGGTCAAGTACGACGGTCTCAACCCCACTGGCAGCTTTAAGGATCGGGGCATGACCATGGCTATCTCCAAGGCCAAAGAGGCCGGGGCCGAAGCGGTAATCTGCGCCAGCACGGGCAACACCTCGGCCGCTGCTGCCGCCTACGCCCGCCGAGGCGGGATGCGGGCCTTTGTGCTGATTCCCGATGGCTATGTGGCGCTCGGTAAGCTGGCTCAAGCCTTGCTCTACGGGGCCGAAGTGCTAGCCATCAACGGCAACTTTGACGATGCGCTTACCATGGTGCAGGAGTTGGCGAAGGATTACCCCATTACCCTGGTCAACTCAGTCAATCCCTACCGCCTAGAGGGGCAGAAGACCGGGGCCTTTGAAATTATCGACGCTATGGGCGATGCCCCCCACTGGCTGTGTATTCCAGTGGGCAACGCGGGCAACATTACCGCTTATTGGATGGGATTTTGTGAGTACCATCAGCAGCGCAAATGCAGTCGCCTACCCCGCATGATGGGCTTTCAGGCCGCTGGGGCTGCCCCCCTAGTGAATGGTCACGTGGTGCGCGACCCACAAACCCTCGCTACCGCTATTCGCATCGGTAACCCCGCTAGCTGGACCAAGGCCGAAGCGGTGCGCGATGCCAGCCAGGGTGAGTTTAACGCCGTTACCGATGCAGAAATTTTGGACGCCTACCGCCTGCTAGCCCTAGAGGGGGTGTTTTGCGAACCCGCTAGCGCCGCTTCGGTAGCAGGGCTGCTAAAGGTCAAAGACCAGGTGCCCGCCGGGATCAATATCGTCTGTGTGTTGACCGGCAACGGCTTGAAAGACCCTGACACCGCGATCGCCCACAGCAACA